Below is a genomic region from Deinococcus aquaedulcis.
GTTGAGGTCATGCGAGGTCCTTCCAGAGGTCCACCGGGGGCGCGCCGCGCGGGACCAGGGGCAATAAGGGACGCGCCGGCCACAAGGCGGGCAGGACGCGTCCAGGCGAGCGCCTCCAGCCACCCGGCGACGCCAGGGGCGGGGCAAGACGGACCATGCGCCTCGGCCCGTGCTGCCTCCACTATGCCGGATAAAGCCCCCCAGACCCAAATGGGCGCCCCGGTAGGATGGGGCGATGACCCCCCAGCCACCCACGCCGCCGCACGCTCCGGCCCTGATCTCCGAAAAAATTGCTGGCCTGAACGACTGGCGGGGCGAGACCCTGGCCCGGGTGCGCGCGCTGATTCTGGCAGCGGCACCCGGCATTCAGGAGGAATGGAAATGGGACACCCCGGTGTGGTCTTGCGGCGGCATCGTGTGTACCGGCGAGGTCTACAAGGCGGCCGTCAAGCTGACCTTTCCCCAGGGTGCGGCGCTGCCCGACCCGGGCGGGCTGTTCAACGCCAGCCTGGAGAGCAAGGTGCGCCGGGCGATTGACCTGCGCGAAGGAACCGCATTGGACGAGCCGGCTTTTCAGGCACTGGTGCGCGCGGCGGCGGCACTGAACGAGGAGAAGCGCGCCTCCAAAAAGGGCTGAAGCGCAACCTACATCTCGGGGCCCGGCTCGACCTCGGCGCCGCCTTTGACAGGCTCGTTCACCCGGGCGCGGGCACCCACCAGTGTTAGCTTCTGGCCGCCGCCCACGTTGGCGCCCAGCTGCGCTTCCTCGTCCACGATGGCGCGGCGTACCCGCACGCCTGCGCGCACCACCACGTCGCGCAACAGCACGCTGTCTTCGACGGTGGCGCCCTCTTCGACGATCACACCGGGCGCCAGCACCGAGCCGCGCACCGTGCCCGCCACCCGGCACCCGTAGGATACGAGGCTGCCGGCCACCTTCGCCCCCGCTTCCAGCCGCGCGGGCATGCGCGGAATGCTGGAGGTCAGGATGGGCCACTCGGGGTCGTCCAGGGTCACGGCCTGGGCGTGCAGCACGTCCTGGTGCGCGCGCCAGTAGGCCTCGGGCAGGCCCACATCCAGCCAGTAGCCGCCCAGGTTGGTGGCGCGGGCCTCGCCAGCAGCCACGAAGGCGGGAATCAGTTCGTGGCCGAAGTCGCCCAGGCGCTCGCCTTCGCCCTTGGCCTTGTGCAGGCGCTCCAGCTGCTTCAGCAGTTTGGGGGCGTCGTACACGAAGATCTCCGTGGTGATGGTCTGGCTGCGGGGATGCTCGGGCTTGTAGTCAAAGTCCGTCACCTGTCCCTCGCGGTTCACCTTCACCACGCCGAAGCGGGAGGCGTCCTCGCCTTCAGGCACCCTGGTCGTCACCATCGTCACGGCGGCGCCACTGTTCAGGTGCTCCTCAATGACCGGGCGGTAATCCAGCGTGTACACATGATCGGCCGAGAGCACCAGCAGCACATCCGGCTGGTACTGGCGAATCAGGCGGCGGTGAATGAACAGGGCGTCGGCGTTGCCGGAAGCGAAGCCGCCCTCGGCCTCGGCACCGCTGAAGGGCGGCAGCACCTGCAGGCCGCCGTGGGTGCGGTCCAGGTCCCAGGGGCGGCCACTGCCCAGGTGGTCGTTCAGGGTGTGTAGTTCGTATTCCTCGATCACCCACACGTCGCTCAGGCCGCTGTGTACGCAGTTGCTGAGGGCGAAGTCAATCAGGCGGTAGGTGCCGGCAAAGGTGAGGGTGGGCTTGGCCCGCTCCTGGGTGAGCACGCCCAGGCGTTTGCCCTTGCCCCCGGCCAGGATGATTGCCAGCACGCGCTTGCCGCGCACGCGGGTGCCGCGCCCAGTGGGCCCACTGCTCAGACTGCGGGAAGACGCCATGCCGCGAGTCTCGGGGGCGGGGCTGGGGAGGCGGGTGTGGGCGGCGTAAGGGGGGGTTTATGGGCGTGGCGGGTCGGGGAGCAGGCGAGGCCCGGTGGTGCGCCAAACGGGGCAAGATGTGAACGGCTGGAAGCTGAGGAAGCAATTGCTCAGTGCGTCGCCGCTTGGACAGATTGGGGAGCGGCAGCTCTGCATGAATGGAGCCGGATTGATCCACACTGGAAGCGTAAGCACGACGAGCTATTCCAACCGCTGTACCAAGAATGGGCAGTAAGCGTGCGGGATGTAGGGCGAGGCTGCTTTCCTCGCGTGAGGCGCCTCCCTTGCCGAATGGTGGGAAAGCGCGCCCGATCTGTGGCGCTGGCTGTGGCGTGGGCTGCATGGCTGGCTGGAGCAGCACTTACGACAGTGGCCGCAGCAATTGCCTGAGGCACTGGGCGTGCCAGTGGAAGAATGACAACACCTTGTGCGAGAGGCGGCTACGGCTGAGGATCATGCTCTGGTGCTTGCTGTCTGCGCTTGGAGTGGGCGCAAGAGAGAAGCCGCCCCACTTCCCTGTTAGGAGAATGAGGCGGCTGGTAGTTACAAGGCAGTTGTCAATGTGAGTGTTAATTCCCGACCGGGCTCATTCAGATCTTCTGAAAATTTTGACCACGTAGCTTCTTAAAGAAGATTGACACATGGGGCACAAAAGAGGTCGAAAATTCATCATCTTTTGCCTAAGGAGGTCAGGCTTGCCTGGATAGCCATCCCCGCCATCAACTACCAGCGTATCTAGCTCTGTTTTGCAAACAGAGCAATTCATTTTTAAAAAGTGAGTTATGATAGATTTCTTAAAAGCCGCCTGCAGAATCTGTATATCCCTCTTATATAGTTTACGCATTTCAAAGGATTCGATATTGATCTCAAATAATATGATTCTGGCAGCAGCTGGATAATCGTATGGATTATTCGAGAATACAATCACCCCGCAGTCGTCAGCTCGTCTAATGAGATCTCCAGCCTTTTGACTTACTCTCACAAGAGAATTAAATATCTCAGGTAGTTCAATTGAGTTAGGATCAATATAGATGTAGTTTACACCTTCAGAACTAACGTTTAAGTGTGCCACAGCTGACTCCATTTACGACTAGAAGCTCGGACTCGGTCGCACCAGGGATGGTTTGAGCATGTAGTAGGCTATTAGGAATTGCCGCTCGCATAACGTTTGCGCCAAATCCTTTCGCTACTGAAGGGTCAGTGGTCACCGAAACCATTGACCTTGCCCCGAAGACTGCGATTTCCTGGCCCCAATAACCATGGGCCTGAATATATGCTCCTCTACTCCCCCAAATCGCCATTTGTTGAGCATCAGCTATCCTTGAAGCTTGGAAGGCAATCCTAAGTGCCGCGAGAGTGGATTTACCCTCCCACAATGCCTCTCTATAAGCTGATCTCGCAGAATCACTCAGCAAGAAACCAGTCTCACGATAGATATCGTACTCAATTCCAAAATCGGTACCTCGGTAAACAGTTGTAGATCCTCCTGCATTATGGACCAACCACCCGTCCTGCCCAACGTAATAGGTATGGGCCTCACTGACGGTGAGATTAAACATCTCCTGGGTCTTCTGCACGTTGATGACGTTAGCAACGAGGCCAATCGTGCCGTCTGCCTGCTTGATCTTGTCGCCGATCTTGAGGTGGCCCGCTCCAATCCACTTGTCACTGAGGTCCTCATGCCCCTCCGGCTTGGGCCGAGGCTGGGTGTCTGAGCGCTCCGTGACGTAGAAGGGATGTCCAGGGGTGGTTTCGACAAATTCCAGCTTGTGCTTCTGGTCCGGGTCGGTCAGCGTGAGGTAGGTGATCTCTGGATCGACGTTCTTGTGGACAGCCGTGATCGGGTAGTACCCGTTCTCGCCGGTCTTCTCGTTGAATGCCAGCACTGGGGTGCCAACTGTGAGGGTAGAGATTGCGACAAACCCAGAAAGGGTGCGAACAAGCGTCGAAGGGGCGAAAGAGTTGGGATACCGACAAAGCGGCTTCGCCAAACCCACAACGCCTTTAAGCCATCTGACCGCTGTGCCCATAGCTTCGTTCGAGACAACCTTGCTCCTCACGTATTTGAAGGCATTGCCACTCATCCGACTGCCTCTCCCTGGAATTGCTTCTGTGACACTCAACGCCAATGTAGTGGAAATAAAATCACGCCCTCCTGCCGCAGACAATCGATATTCTTCTTCCATCGCTGCCTGATGCGCCTCGCCAACCAGTATTTGAGACGTTTGAGCCATATATTCTTTCTTCTTCTGCGGATCCTTGTTCTGAAGACCTTCTCTGGCTGCATTAGCCATGCCTTTAATAAGATGAAGTGCTGCACCGTCGGAAAGGCCTGATTTTATTTGATCAAGTGCAGCGAACACGCCTGCATAAACGTCAAGTGCCTGACGCGGGTCATCAAATGCATGAGCAAAGATAATGATGGCCTGGACATCTTCATATGTCCCAAACTTATTGATGGCTTCAATCTTCGTGACATCTCTGGCCAGCTCAACAATCTTGTGTTCAGCCCGGTCGCGCACGTCCCCCATGACCTCGTCCGCTTTCTGTTGAGACATCATTGCAGCGGCGTCAGCATTCTTGGCCGCCACAGCATTCCACCACTTTTCAAAGTCCGCCCAGCTTAGTTCTTCAACTTTTGCAGCGTAAACTGGATGTTCAAAGCCTTGACCATCATCAAAGTCAGCAGGAACTTCAAGGGTAAGTATGGCACCCTCAGAGACATTCACCGTCGGCGCAGAGGACTTGACTTCATCGGTTTTCACGACCTGCTTTTGACTTTCGCCGGTCTGGACAGCTGCCGGCTCATCTTTCGGCGTCACCGTCCCACCAATCTTGCTTGGGTCAGCCAGCTTCGGCAAGGTGGGGGTTAACACATCCAGCGGGTTGATTTTCAACGTACTGCTCAAAGACTGCGTCGGCGCGTCCAATCTGACCACACC
It encodes:
- a CDS encoding DUF1801 domain-containing protein; translation: MTPQPPTPPHAPALISEKIAGLNDWRGETLARVRALILAAAPGIQEEWKWDTPVWSCGGIVCTGEVYKAAVKLTFPQGAALPDPGGLFNASLESKVRRAIDLREGTALDEPAFQALVRAAAALNEEKRASKKG
- a CDS encoding glucose-1-phosphate adenylyltransferase family protein, with translation MASSRSLSSGPTGRGTRVRGKRVLAIILAGGKGKRLGVLTQERAKPTLTFAGTYRLIDFALSNCVHSGLSDVWVIEEYELHTLNDHLGSGRPWDLDRTHGGLQVLPPFSGAEAEGGFASGNADALFIHRRLIRQYQPDVLLVLSADHVYTLDYRPVIEEHLNSGAAVTMVTTRVPEGEDASRFGVVKVNREGQVTDFDYKPEHPRSQTITTEIFVYDAPKLLKQLERLHKAKGEGERLGDFGHELIPAFVAAGEARATNLGGYWLDVGLPEAYWRAHQDVLHAQAVTLDDPEWPILTSSIPRMPARLEAGAKVAGSLVSYGCRVAGTVRGSVLAPGVIVEEGATVEDSVLLRDVVVRAGVRVRRAIVDEEAQLGANVGGGQKLTLVGARARVNEPVKGGAEVEPGPEM